From Salvelinus namaycush isolate Seneca chromosome 2, SaNama_1.0, whole genome shotgun sequence, one genomic window encodes:
- the kctd20 gene encoding BTB/POZ domain-containing protein KCTD20 gives MFGPARHFTRPNAKGEYEIAEGIGASIFKVVLDFYKGGILQCPEGVSVSELREACDYLCINFDYSTVRCRDLSALLHELSNDGAKRQFDVFLEELVVPVMVSSAQEGERECHIVVLTDDDIVDWDHDNPPPMGEEYSQILYSTKLYRFFKYIENRDVAKALLKERGLKNIRIGIEGYPTCKEKVKRRPGGRSEVIYNYVQRPFIQLSWEKEEGKSRHVDFQCVRSKSVPNLIASLGEPTRPAATPNPQVDELDRLISPDPRPQSQAPPPPTNDS, from the exons ATGTTTGGTCCTGCCCGTCACTTCACCCGGCCAAACGCCAAGGGAGAGTATGAGATCGCTGAGGGAATCGGAGCCAGCATATTCAAAGTCGTCCTG gACTTTTACAAAGGGGGTATCCTGCAGTGTCCAGAGGGGGTGTCAGTGTCTGAGCTCAGAGAAGCGTGTGACTACCTCTGTATTAACTTTGACTACAGTACCGTCAGGTGCCGAGACCTCA GTGCATTGCTGCATGAGCTGTCCAACGATGGTGCAAAGCGTCAGTTTGATGTCTTCCTAGAGGAGCTAGTTGTTCCGGTGATGGTGTCTAGTGctcaggagggggagagggagtgtCACATCGTAGTTCTCACAGATGATGACATAGTGGATTGGGACCATGACAACCCTCCACCCATGGGAGAGGAGTACTCACAGA TTCTGTACAGCACCAAGCTCTACCGCTTCTTCAAGTACATAGAGAACAGAGATGTGGCCAAAGCACTGTTAAAGGAGAGAGGACTGAAGAACATTCGCATCGGCATTGAGG GGTACCCTACCTGTAAGGAGAAGGTGAAGCGCCGTCCCGGTGGGAGGTCAGAGGTCATCTATAACTACGTGCAGCGGCCCTTCATCCAGCTGTCCTGGGAGAAGGAGGAAGGGAAGAGTCGACACGTGGACTTCCAGTGCGTCCGAAGCAAGAGTGTCCCCAACCTCATCGCCTCTCTGGGGGAGCCAACACGACCCGCAGCCACACCCAACCCGCAGGTCGATGAGCTGGATAGGCTGATCAGCCCTGATCCCCGCCCCCAGTCTCAggccccacccccacccaccAATGATAGTTGA